A window of Phragmites australis chromosome 2, lpPhrAust1.1, whole genome shotgun sequence genomic DNA:
CCTTGTTCAATCGCTGCTTGAACTCCACACATGGACGAATACACTTCAGCATGAAAAGCATCCATTAAAAAGGGCAAACAACGCAGCACCTACCTGTATAACCCTCCCGTCTGCATCTCTTATCACATATCCCTATCCTCCTCCGCTATTACTCTCTAGACGCTCCGTCAGAATTCACCTTCAAAACATCAGGGTCAGGTCTTTGCCATTGCTGAACACTTCTATTCCTTGGAGATTTTTTCGCTCCAACCACCATTGGCATAAAAATTTCAGTTTTTAACTGACATTTTTTGTCATAGTCAGTATCTCCTTCAGGACTTCTCCTACCTCACCGTGTTCTGCTAGTTAATAGTTAGTTTTTATCTCTCCTGTTCCGTTCTATCCTCTAGCTGACTCAACTTGTTGGAGACGCACCAAACAAACACTACTTATTTCTTCCCCTTGCAACCTCTCCCTTTTGCACATACTGATCTCAAATCTGCCCCGCCCTCCCTCCCCTGCAACGCTATGGCGTCGAGGTGAGTATCCCCTTCCTATTCAGAgcccctccgcctccgccatATCGACTTGCCAGTTGTACCACTTTTACCATATCCGTTGATGCGTCAACCCGTAAATCTCACCTGTACCATCAGATTACCAAACTGACTCAGCCTCGTTTGAGTCAAGCTCTCATGCACAGCAATTACATTCAGCACTAGGACGTCGGCaaaacaaacaaattaaaattCCAGAGCGAACAACATACCAACCGATTTAGTACTTGGGTAAACTTGAGTATCACCAATTTGTTCATTACAATCACCTCTAGCCAGATTTACTGTTAAGCGTAGCCATGAGTACAAGAAATACAAACACATCAATAGGAGTCGTCAATACAGATTTCACATGTTTCCAGAAAACCAAAGGTATTACTGTAGCATTTTCAGGTAAGTATATCCTAGCTCCTGAAGTACAGCAGCGAAGCTTACATTCTTGGGTAACAACTAGGTGCTGTCCCCCACAACTTTCCACACCACCAAAGGAATCAGCATCCGGCGTCAACGAGCATGCATCATGTCTTGCTCAGGGGGAGGTCACCTTGTTGCGGAGTCAGCTCGAGCGTCTCACCGGAGTCGGCGTTGCGTCCATCTTCTCTCCTTTTACAGCATTCTCCTGTTGCAGAAGATCAGTATAGTAAGTGGACAGCTCGTATAGATTCACTGCTCGACGAATTGTGAAACAAATGCTTGAGCTCTTCGTTATGTCTGCAATAGAAACTAACTAATGCCAGACAGTACGATGATACAAGATTTCAAGTACATGTAAATGTAAATACTTAGATTTCCAAATGCATAGTGTTAAAGGTGTACTGGACCCAGATCAAGAGAGTAAGAGCAACAACGATGCTGTCACCTATCACGAGATATATCTATAAAAAACCAGGGGGCTGCAATTTCTGATACGAAGGACATTATTCCACGCAAACTAAAAGGTGTACTAATGCAAATGGATGCTTGTCGGTATCAGTCTAACTTCTTAGAGAGATGGTCACTAGTAGAGTAGCCCGCACTATAAGTTAACCTGGAGCAAAGAAACTTGTTGAAATAATAGTACATATAATTCATCACCTAATTCATTTGAAAACAATCATCAGGTTCATTACCTAATTTCTTAAGAACTTCCACTTAGAGGCCAAGCATGACTATAGACTATATAGATCTGGTGCATTTATTCTGGACAAAACATTTCTCACACTATGCAACCACACATTCTTCTGCAAACTGGAGTACTGAATGAACAACCCCAATAAAACTAGGAAGGATTGAATTTACCTCTTTACTTGCTCTTCTAACACTAGGGCTTTGAACAATGCTCGAATTCTTCTGCATCTTGTCCACATCCTTTCCCAAAGATTTCGATGGCTCCTGAACTGCAGCATCTCCAGCATGCTGATTCAAATTTTTGATGGACCTTCCTCTTGAGCTATCTGCAAACGTGAACTCTCCGAGTAGTTCGACCACTGGTGGCTTTGAGCTGTCAATATGATCCAGAGAATTACCATGTGAAGTCTTCATATTTTCAGCATCACCTTGTTGAAGTTTCTGATCACGATTCGTGTGATCAATCACAGGAAACTCGAGGTTGACAAATGGTTCTGTCTTGGGCAATGGCAATTGCACAGGATCCTTGAGGTTAACAAACAGGTCTTGTTTGGGAACTCTCAGTTGCACAGATTGCTGTGAAGAATATACAGGCAGTAGCGCAGCTTGAGGTGAAGGAAACACTGGCAACTGTGCAACTTGATGGGGAACTAACACTGGCACTTCATCAAGTAACTTTGAAGGCATATGTTGTGGCGCGGGTGCAGCGATCTTCTGTGATCTTTGAAAGTACTTGAACATAGCCGCCACAAAACCTGCAACAGACAAGCATGCCAATATCTGCAACAAGTGAGGTTCCATTGCAGACCACAGAAATTTTACCATAGCGCATATTGCTCTTGCAGCTTCTGCCGTGTTCTCATGCTGCCATTGTTCGATGTCAAGATTCAACTCCTCACTTTCAAAACCATTTCTGTCGTCCAGCTTGTCACTCACTGATTCCATTGCCTTCCCCATGGAGACCAACTGCGGCACAAATTGATTTGAGTAATCCTCCCCTTTCTCTTGATGGACTAATCCTGAACTGCCCTCTTCCATGTCAGTTGTGTGGGTGGAAGTGGAACCAATGGGATCCCGTGATATGTTTCCACCCAAGCAACCAACTTTACTACTTCGGTCAGCATTCTCAAAGAACCCCATTATCACTGTCGCTTTCTGCTCAGCCAGTTCTGAATCTTGCTTCAGATCATCCAAATTCTCAATGCTTTCATCCCAAATTTGGCATGTCAAGTCTCCCAAAGGAACACTCGGGCATATATCAGCTAGGCCCATCATTGCAATTGCCATCAAATTTCTTGGAGAAGCTCTCTGGTCGTACAGATGGACCACATCTTCACTGTCCCCGTGCACAATTTGACTTGTAGTTTCTTCCAGCACATCCTCTGGACCCATCATGTAAATCGGCCCTAACAATCTTAGAGAATCTACTTCATGATCACCAGCATCATACATGCTCCCAATCGGTCCAACAAAATCGAGTCCATCTTCTGAATGAACAGGGAAGGGAGTGGGTTTCATACAGTAAATGTAGCAGAGCGAGCAGGCCACGGCGACGAGCAGAAGAAACAGCCGCCGCGACCACACGCCTCTACGTGCGGggaccaccacctcctcctcctcgtcgccgtcgtcgagcTCGGCCTCGGAGTCACTCCCTCGCGCAGACGAGACGAGGGACGACGCTGTCTCCGAGGCCGCGGCGCCCGAGGtggcactggagcggtcgtcgtcgtcgtccaccGCGCGCGCCAGCCGGAGGAGGATCTCGCGGCGGCGCTCGGGGTCGTAGCGCAGGAAGTCCGGCCGCGGGGTGGTGTAGTTCGTCTTCGGGTCGTACGCCCCCGCGCCGCGGCCCGTGAGCGACGGCGGGCTCGGCGCGGGCTTCGGCTGCGGCGCTGGTGGCGACGCGGCGGCCTCCATGCCCCCACCGCCGTCGACGCCGCTGTTCCGTTCCCCCAGCACCTTCTTCCTCTGCGGCGACGCGGCCCCGTCCAGCACCAGACGCCTAGGGCTCGCGTTCTCGTCGGCCTCCGTGGCTCCTCCTCCGGGTCGCGTCGCCCTGGGACTCCTTCGCGGGGAACCTGCGCGTGCAAGCAAGGGAACTGAGCACAGAACTGAAGCGAATTAGGGGTAGTATCGGGTTAGATCTGGTTTCGCCTCACCTTGGGAAAGAGCTCGCTCTCGCTTGGGGAAATCCATGGCGGCGCCGTGGAGAGGTGGTTGGATGGATTCGAAGCGGCAGTGTGGGGATTGGGGTGAGGCGGAGATGGAGACGGGAGAAAATGTTTCGAAATCCGAACCGTTTGCTAGGTGATCGTTGGAGGGGCGGCGGGGCGCTTTTATACGGCGCGACACGGGCGGGCACATGTTTGGTGTGCGGATGGAAAGGGAATTTCCGTAAGGTCGCATGGCTtagttgataaaaaaaattataagaatggTAAAAAAATTAAAGGATAGATGAGTGTCAGGTGTGGGAGATAAATTAAGGATAGATGAGTGTTAGGTAGGAGAGATAAACAACTGAGATAGTTTGTATATATGTAACTCTGTGACTAGATTGTACCGTTCGTGCTCATGTGATGCGGTACACTGTACATAGCCTGCTTTGATCTGGCGGTTCAAGCTTAATCTGACACGGTCTTGGCTCATCTACAGACGATCTGATTATCCCCATTTCGCTAGGCTCGTATCTCTGTTGCTCCTCCAGAATTATATCTTGAGGCTAAGGCATACGTAATCGGCTTAAGGCAAAAGATACCAATAAAAGATATGATGAACCCCACGGTCCTCTACTTGATAGTACGGCACCGTATTGATCAACCCAGTGGCGGATCTACGTTGGATAAGGGTGTTCAGCTGAACGCCCATGAATTTTGGCATATAAACAGCGATTAggaagtgtaatatatgcattAGTGATGAAGAgaaagcatgcatatttgatgtaaaattagTTGTCTAGTTCATTACATTACTTTGAAATGGAACTAATTGTACTGTTATTATTGCTATTGTAGACCTTTAGTGTTTATATAGAACAATATTTTGGTGTTATCGTCAATGACGCCGAACATCTATTTTTAAAGTCGGAAGGAAATTCTACGAGATCCGTCTCACAGAAAGATCTTTTATTGTGTAAAACATGtatctctctccttcctcttagGTGTATATGCTAGCCATTGAATTAGAGAATGACgatatgtatcaagatctcataGAACTCTTTCGCCCCCGCCACTGCAGACTACTCCAATCTGATAGTAACAAAGCGTTCAGCGCTTGCGCCCAGGTCAAAAGCAGCCCTCTTAATCTTTTCTCCTTCGCTAACTGAGCTTCAAGATTTGTGCATCAGATGGTTTCTTCATCTGTGCCTCATTGTCGAGCAGCCGGATTCGATCACGCCTGCAATCTCCTGCGCGGCTATGCGACCACCCGGGGTGGATTACTGGCTTCTTCATAACATGGAATGTAAATTACTCACATATAATCGTATAGCCGTACACCCTTGTAACTGTAACACGTATAAGTAGGTACGATTTTGTTTCTACAAAGACGCCTATTTTTTGCCTTTTCCTAATGAAAAGAGTGGCTCTCCAGATTAGAAAAAGGCAACTGTTGTTTGACACTTGGAAGGTAGTACTCTCCATACTTGAGCTGGAAGACACTTGGATTGTTTGGGTCGTGATCAAACCAACCTTGCAAAAATTCAGCAAGTCGCAAAAATTTTGGGTCTCATTTCACCGTTTGGTCTATTGTTAATAGTTGTTAAAATTTTGGCAAGCCATTGCTTGTTTCGAATGTGCCCCAACTTACCTTACCAACTTTTTGTTCAAAACCAAATCATAGGCATGGAGAAAAACTTTGGTTCCGAACCAAACGCATCCAAAGCATGGGTgggccaaattttggcttgcCAACTATGTGCCCGCATGTCTCGGGAAGAGGATGGAGAGAACCACGTTGCCAAAATTTGGTCATCAATTTTGTCACCGTGCCAAATTTTGGTGAAGTGTTTGCATTGGCATTACAAAATTTTGGTATGG
This region includes:
- the LOC133908822 gene encoding uncharacterized protein LOC133908822, yielding MDFPKRERALSQGSPRRSPRATRPGGGATEADENASPRRLVLDGAASPQRKKVLGERNSGVDGGGGMEAAASPPAPQPKPAPSPPSLTGRGAGAYDPKTNYTTPRPDFLRYDPERRREILLRLARAVDDDDDRSSATSGAAASETASSLVSSARGSDSEAELDDGDEEEEVVVPARRGVWSRRLFLLLVAVACSLCYIYCMKPTPFPVHSEDGLDFVGPIGSMYDAGDHEVDSLRLLGPIYMMGPEDVLEETTSQIVHGDSEDVVHLYDQRASPRNLMAIAMMGLADICPSVPLGDLTCQIWDESIENLDDLKQDSELAEQKATVIMGFFENADRSSKVGCLGGNISRDPIGSTSTHTTDMEEGSSGLVHQEKGEDYSNQFVPQLVSMGKAMESVSDKLDDRNGFESEELNLDIEQWQHENTAEAARAICAMVKFLWSAMEPHLLQILACLSVAGFVAAMFKYFQRSQKIAAPAPQHMPSKLLDEVPVLVPHQVAQLPVFPSPQAALLPVYSSQQSVQLRVPKQDLFVNLKDPVQLPLPKTEPFVNLEFPVIDHTNRDQKLQQGDAENMKTSHGNSLDHIDSSKPPVVELLGEFTFADSSRGRSIKNLNQHAGDAAVQEPSKSLGKDVDKMQKNSSIVQSPSVRRASKEENAVKGEKMDATPTPVRRSS